Proteins encoded by one window of Sorex araneus isolate mSorAra2 chromosome 3, mSorAra2.pri, whole genome shotgun sequence:
- the SNX5 gene encoding sorting nexin-5 isoform X1, protein MAAVPESLQQQDEDRSKLRSVSVDLNVDPSLQIDIPDALSERDKVKFTVHTKTTLPTFQSPEFSVTRQHEDFVWLHDTLIETSDYAGLIIPPAPTKPDFDGPREKMQKLGEGEGSMTKEEFAKMKQELEAEYLAVFKKTVSSHEVFLQRLSSHPVLSKDRNFHVFLEYDQDLSVRRKNTKEVFGGFFKSVVKSADEVLFSGVKEVDDFFEQEKNFLINYYNRIKDSCAKADKMTRSHKNVADDYIHTAASLHSLALEEPTVVKKYLLKVAELFEKLRKIESRVSSDEDLKLTELLRYYMLNIEAAKSYKAMPSRYSRNFVQDLLYRRTKALIDYENSNKALDKARLKSKDVKLAETHQQECCQKFEQLSESAKEELINFKRKRVAAFRKNLIEMSELEIKHARNNVSLLQSCIDLFKNN, encoded by the exons ATGGCCGCGGTTCCCGAGTCGCTGCAGCAGCAGGACGAGGATCGCAGCAAG CTGAGATCTGTGTCTGTGGACCTGAATGTTGACCCCTCACTTCAGATTGATATACCTGATGCCCTCAGTGAGAGAGATAAGGTGAAGTTTACAGTGCACACCAAG ACAACTCTGCCCACTTTTCAGAGCCCAGAGTTTTCTGTTACAAGGCAACATGAAGACTTTGTGTGGCTGCATGACACTCTCATTGAAACTTCGGACTATGCAGGGCTTATT ATACCCCCAGCTCCAACAAAGCCTGACTTTGATGGCCCTCGGGAGAAGATGCAGAAACTGGGAGAGGGTGAAGGGTCTATGACCAAAGAAGAATTTGCCAAGATGAAGCAAGAGCTGGAAGC TGAGTATCTCGCTGTCTTTAAAAAGACTGTTTCCTCACATGAAGTTTTTCTTCAGCGCCTCTCTTCACACCCTGTTCTCAGTAAAGATCGAAACTTCCATGTGTTTCTGGAGTACGATCAAGAC CTAAGTGTAAGGCGGAAGAATACTAAAGAGGTGTTTGGTGGCTTTTTCAAAAGTGTGGTGAAAAGTGCAGATGAAGTTCTGTTTTCCGGAGTTAAG GAGGTAGATGACTTCTTTGAGCAAGAGAAGAATTTTCTCATTAACTATTACAATAGGATCAAGGATTCCTGTGCAAAAGCGGACAAAATGACCAGATCTCATAAAA ATGTTGCAGATGACTATATTCACACTGCAGCCTCCCTGCATAGCCTGGCTTTAGAAGAGCCCACTGTCGTTAAAAA GTATCTGTTGAAGGTTGCTGAGCTATTTGAAAAGCTGAGG aaaatagagAGCCGCGTGTCCTCAGATGAAGATTTAAAGCTAACAGAGCTCCTTCGATACTACATGCTTAACATAGAGGCTGCTAAG TCCTACAAGGCCATGCCCAGCAGGTATTCTAGGAATTTTGTCCAG GATCTTTTATATAGACGCACCAAAGCCCTCATTGACTATGAGAATTCAAACAAAGCCCTGGATAAAGCTCGACTGAAAAGCAAAGATGTCAAGCTGGCTGAGACGCACCAGCAGGAATGTTGCCAGAAATTTGAGCAGCTCTCTGAATCTGCGAAAGAAG AATTGATCAATTTCAAACGAAAGAGAGTGGCAGCATTTAGAAAGAATCTAATTGAAATGTCTGAACTGGAAATAAAGCATGCAAGG aacaACGTTTCCCTCTTGCAGAGCTGTATTGACTTGTTCAAGAACAACTGA
- the SNX5 gene encoding sorting nexin-5 isoform X2 codes for MAAVPESLQQQDEDRSKLRSVSVDLNVDPSLQIDIPDALSERDKVKFTVHTKTTLPTFQSPEFSVTRQHEDFVWLHDTLIETSDYAGLIIPPAPTKPDFDGPREKMQKLGEGEGSMTKEEFAKMKQELEAEYLAVFKKTVSSHEVFLQRLSSHPVLSKDRNFHVFLEYDQDLSVRRKNTKEVFGGFFKSVVKSADEVLFSGVKEVDDFFEQEKNFLINYYNRIKDSCAKADKMTRSHKNVADDYIHTAASLHSLALEEPTVVKKYLLKVAELFEKLRKIESRVSSDEDLKLTELLRYYMLNIEAAKDLLYRRTKALIDYENSNKALDKARLKSKDVKLAETHQQECCQKFEQLSESAKEELINFKRKRVAAFRKNLIEMSELEIKHARNNVSLLQSCIDLFKNN; via the exons ATGGCCGCGGTTCCCGAGTCGCTGCAGCAGCAGGACGAGGATCGCAGCAAG CTGAGATCTGTGTCTGTGGACCTGAATGTTGACCCCTCACTTCAGATTGATATACCTGATGCCCTCAGTGAGAGAGATAAGGTGAAGTTTACAGTGCACACCAAG ACAACTCTGCCCACTTTTCAGAGCCCAGAGTTTTCTGTTACAAGGCAACATGAAGACTTTGTGTGGCTGCATGACACTCTCATTGAAACTTCGGACTATGCAGGGCTTATT ATACCCCCAGCTCCAACAAAGCCTGACTTTGATGGCCCTCGGGAGAAGATGCAGAAACTGGGAGAGGGTGAAGGGTCTATGACCAAAGAAGAATTTGCCAAGATGAAGCAAGAGCTGGAAGC TGAGTATCTCGCTGTCTTTAAAAAGACTGTTTCCTCACATGAAGTTTTTCTTCAGCGCCTCTCTTCACACCCTGTTCTCAGTAAAGATCGAAACTTCCATGTGTTTCTGGAGTACGATCAAGAC CTAAGTGTAAGGCGGAAGAATACTAAAGAGGTGTTTGGTGGCTTTTTCAAAAGTGTGGTGAAAAGTGCAGATGAAGTTCTGTTTTCCGGAGTTAAG GAGGTAGATGACTTCTTTGAGCAAGAGAAGAATTTTCTCATTAACTATTACAATAGGATCAAGGATTCCTGTGCAAAAGCGGACAAAATGACCAGATCTCATAAAA ATGTTGCAGATGACTATATTCACACTGCAGCCTCCCTGCATAGCCTGGCTTTAGAAGAGCCCACTGTCGTTAAAAA GTATCTGTTGAAGGTTGCTGAGCTATTTGAAAAGCTGAGG aaaatagagAGCCGCGTGTCCTCAGATGAAGATTTAAAGCTAACAGAGCTCCTTCGATACTACATGCTTAACATAGAGGCTGCTAAG GATCTTTTATATAGACGCACCAAAGCCCTCATTGACTATGAGAATTCAAACAAAGCCCTGGATAAAGCTCGACTGAAAAGCAAAGATGTCAAGCTGGCTGAGACGCACCAGCAGGAATGTTGCCAGAAATTTGAGCAGCTCTCTGAATCTGCGAAAGAAG AATTGATCAATTTCAAACGAAAGAGAGTGGCAGCATTTAGAAAGAATCTAATTGAAATGTCTGAACTGGAAATAAAGCATGCAAGG aacaACGTTTCCCTCTTGCAGAGCTGTATTGACTTGTTCAAGAACAACTGA